In a single window of the Methanofollis ethanolicus genome:
- a CDS encoding acetate--CoA ligase family protein, protein MAKRMLSEAEGYELLQKYGVPTPRFKIVTSPEEASKAASACGYPVVMKIISPQIVHKSDAGGVVVGISCADEAKKAFTKIVESAKEYNPDADIKGVIVEEMAKPGLELILGGKTDPAFGKVITFGMGGTLVELMKDVTLRIIPVQECEIRSMVHEIKAYPLISGYRGMKPKDEETLVTIISGVARFFEENPQVVEFDINPLRLYESGACAVDARVIIDDEYRPPVRKERTHVPPEYFTPRSVAVIGASSDPTKMGFAVLHNLLHFPGQIYPVNNKRTDVQGLKAYPTVTSIPNPVDLAVITVPAVQVPKVMQECGEKGIPLVVVITAGFKETGAEGKVLEDRMLEIARSYNIRIIGPNCLGMIIPPRGLDTTYVHESPNPGSVAFISQSGAIINTVVDWSLKQDIGFSAVFSVGNQADLDFLDYLTFVGQDKSTRSIILYIEQLPDGREFMEIVREVAKKKPVVAIKSGSSQKGQKAASSHTGSLSGSYEVYMEAFREAGVIPVRALRGAFEVAELCSSPNGYPRGRRAIVITNAGGFAVLSSDYAEMYGVDLIELPPAILEELNQILPDYWSHANPLDLLGDASEKRFEQVFDILARHSDLWDIAFVVGFPNLVLDSADFAKQIISFTEKTNNLVVGTLLGGECMDAGQKILKEHNIPNFDELEQTFKVVGRVVWQRCRARSIGLP, encoded by the coding sequence ATGGCAAAAAGAATGCTCAGCGAGGCAGAGGGGTACGAACTCCTCCAGAAGTATGGCGTTCCGACCCCCCGCTTCAAGATTGTAACCAGTCCTGAAGAGGCCTCAAAAGCGGCGTCGGCCTGTGGATATCCGGTCGTCATGAAGATCATCTCCCCCCAGATCGTGCACAAGAGCGATGCGGGCGGCGTGGTTGTGGGGATCTCGTGTGCAGACGAAGCAAAGAAGGCCTTTACGAAGATCGTCGAGTCAGCGAAAGAATATAACCCTGACGCCGATATCAAGGGTGTCATCGTCGAAGAGATGGCAAAGCCTGGCCTCGAACTGATCCTCGGCGGCAAGACCGACCCGGCCTTCGGCAAGGTGATCACCTTCGGCATGGGCGGGACTCTCGTCGAACTCATGAAGGACGTCACCCTCCGCATCATCCCTGTTCAGGAGTGTGAGATCAGGTCGATGGTCCATGAGATCAAGGCCTATCCTCTCATCAGCGGGTACCGCGGCATGAAACCGAAGGACGAGGAGACCCTGGTGACGATCATCAGCGGCGTCGCACGGTTCTTCGAGGAGAACCCGCAGGTAGTGGAGTTCGACATCAACCCCCTGAGACTCTACGAGTCAGGCGCCTGCGCCGTGGACGCCAGGGTCATCATCGATGACGAGTACCGCCCGCCGGTGAGGAAGGAACGCACGCACGTCCCGCCCGAATACTTCACCCCCCGCTCGGTTGCGGTCATCGGCGCCTCCTCTGACCCGACGAAGATGGGCTTTGCCGTCCTCCACAATCTCCTCCACTTCCCCGGCCAGATCTACCCGGTGAACAACAAGCGCACCGACGTGCAGGGACTCAAGGCCTACCCGACAGTGACGTCGATCCCGAACCCGGTCGACCTTGCCGTGATCACCGTCCCTGCCGTCCAGGTGCCGAAGGTGATGCAGGAGTGCGGCGAGAAGGGTATCCCCCTTGTCGTGGTCATCACCGCCGGTTTCAAAGAGACCGGGGCCGAGGGCAAGGTGCTCGAAGACCGGATGCTCGAGATCGCACGCTCGTACAATATCAGGATCATCGGCCCGAACTGCCTTGGCATGATCATCCCGCCGCGGGGCCTGGACACCACCTATGTGCACGAGTCGCCGAACCCCGGTTCGGTCGCTTTCATCTCGCAGTCCGGAGCCATCATCAACACCGTCGTGGACTGGAGCCTCAAGCAGGACATCGGTTTCTCGGCGGTCTTCTCGGTGGGCAACCAGGCCGACCTCGACTTCCTCGACTACCTGACCTTTGTGGGGCAGGACAAGAGCACACGGTCGATCATCCTCTACATCGAGCAACTCCCTGACGGACGGGAGTTCATGGAGATCGTGCGCGAGGTGGCGAAGAAGAAGCCGGTCGTTGCGATCAAGTCAGGCTCCTCGCAGAAGGGACAGAAGGCGGCATCCTCCCACACGGGTTCGCTCTCGGGCTCGTATGAAGTGTACATGGAGGCCTTCAGGGAGGCGGGCGTGATCCCGGTCAGAGCACTGCGGGGCGCCTTCGAGGTTGCCGAACTCTGCTCCTCTCCAAACGGCTATCCCAGGGGACGGCGGGCGATCGTCATCACCAATGCCGGTGGTTTTGCCGTCCTCTCCTCGGACTATGCCGAGATGTACGGTGTCGACCTGATCGAACTCCCGCCCGCGATCCTAGAAGAACTCAACCAGATCCTCCCGGACTACTGGAGCCACGCGAACCCCCTCGACCTCCTCGGCGACGCCTCGGAGAAGCGTTTCGAGCAGGTCTTCGACATCCTTGCGCGGCACTCCGACCTCTGGGACATCGCCTTCGTCGTCGGTTTCCCAAACCTTGTCCTGGACTCGGCCGACTTTGCGAAGCAGATCATCTCCTTCACCGAAAAGACAAACAACCTCGTCGTCGGCACCCTCCTTGGCGGCGAGTGCATGGACGCGGGCCAGAAGATCCTGAAGGAGCACAACATCCCGAACTTCGACGAACTTGAGCAGACCTTCAAGGTTGTCGGCCGCGTTGTCTGGCAGCGCTGCCGGGCACGGTCGATCGGTCTGCCATAA
- a CDS encoding RNA recognition motif domain-containing protein, translated as MESSRLYVGNLTYSVTEEDLKDLFSSYGDVKSVKIIGDKGFGFVEMSTKEEAEKARDATNGTEFVGRTLRVEEAQPPRPRREYPRY; from the coding sequence ATGGAAAGCAGCAGGTTGTATGTCGGAAACCTGACATATTCGGTAACCGAAGAAGATTTGAAAGACCTCTTCTCCAGCTACGGAGATGTAAAAAGCGTTAAAATTATTGGGGACAAGGGGTTCGGGTTCGTCGAGATGAGCACAAAGGAGGAGGCCGAGAAGGCAAGAGACGCCACGAATGGAACCGAATTCGTCGGACGCACCTTGCGGGTGGAAGAAGCACAACCGCCACGCCCCAGAAGGGAATACCCGAGATACTAG
- a CDS encoding MJ0548 connectase family domain-containing protein: MMPEGSAPVGGVGGMSLVIAFVGSKSAVMAGDMREIFFWGDETAVQALEKELYGGGLVADNDLYRRAEALGVGVVVRDGREKVREQDGVLVGEVRETVGGTVRARRLYATAGRYAIAEFEGSCGRLTGKGTGSTFVVLGNRAAQAIALASIREGWKDGGTEDAVRVIILVMKTAAAATASVSKRFVLIRTEAGADLDTLLARDLGEGEVAMKNTSGIFRKNA; the protein is encoded by the coding sequence ATGATGCCTGAAGGATCAGCACCTGTCGGCGGGGTTGGCGGGATGAGTCTTGTGATCGCTTTTGTCGGGTCGAAAAGCGCCGTGATGGCAGGCGACATGCGGGAGATCTTTTTCTGGGGCGACGAGACCGCCGTCCAGGCCCTGGAAAAAGAACTGTATGGAGGCGGCCTCGTAGCCGACAACGACCTGTACAGGCGGGCCGAGGCTCTCGGGGTGGGCGTCGTCGTCAGGGACGGCCGGGAGAAAGTGAGAGAACAGGACGGCGTCCTTGTCGGTGAGGTGAGAGAGACGGTGGGCGGGACCGTCAGGGCACGGAGGCTCTATGCCACGGCAGGGCGGTACGCCATCGCCGAGTTCGAAGGATCGTGCGGCAGACTGACCGGGAAAGGTACGGGCAGCACCTTCGTCGTCCTCGGGAACAGGGCCGCACAGGCTATTGCCCTCGCCTCCATCAGGGAGGGGTGGAAGGACGGCGGTACGGAGGACGCGGTCAGGGTGATCATCCTCGTGATGAAGACGGCGGCGGCGGCAACTGCATCGGTGAGCAAAAGGTTTGTCCTGATCAGGACGGAGGCCGGGGCTGATCTCGATACTCTCCTTGCCCGGGACCTCGGAGAAGGAGAGGTCGCCATGAAAAACACCTCCGGTATTTTTCGTAAAAATGCCTGA
- a CDS encoding PAS domain S-box protein gives MYSVLYVDDEPALLEIGRLFLEQSGHLSVDTTLSAAEAIAMMQAGKYDGVISDYQMPGMDGIELLKHIRAHFGELPFILFTGRGREEMVIEALNSGADFYLQKGGDPVSQFAELEHKIKLAIERKQTRDELAESRRRMADVINFLPDATFAIDLEGTVIAWNRAMEEMTGVRSEEILGKGDFEYGIPFYGERRPILIDLVLKEDEEIEKKYPHVVQSGTRLVSEFFIPHLYDGRGAYLWFIASPLCDTKGNVIGAIESIRDVTERKKAEEETEAAHQKLFDIIDFLPDATFVIDRGGRVIAWNRAIEEMTGTRKEEMLGKGDHAYAVPFYGKPMPVLIDLVMTPDAEPEAEYEMFRREGDTVVAEMSIPSLNTGRGASLWGKASPLYDSRGDIIGGIESLRDITGYRQAESARLHAIARGSPIPQFAIDRNHRVVYWNGALEAYSGIKTGDIVGTNEHWRAFYPDERPCLADLLIDGEGEESMIARWYKGKYALSGLVGGAYEATDFFPTLGEEGTWLYFTAALIRDEEGEIIGAVETLEDITDRKQAEEQIRIFQRFAETSGQGFGMATREGTITYVNPTTCRMLGKAKPEEIQGTSVFRYYPPEISERLEKEIIPAVLEEGQWVGELTLVNAQGDHIPIIENFFVIPDDFGRPLYLANVITDISRLKQAEEALKASEERYRTLFENSGSPLIIVEEDTTISLVNREFEKISGCTKEDVESRMSWTDFIADPAELEWMMEYHRLRWTASESTPRVFECHFRDRHGNVRNVLVTTTMMSGARQIIVAIVDITERKKAEEALHLADLIHSMPDAIFAVDREGKVIAWNRAIEEMTGVPAAEIIGEGEHAYAVPFYGDRRPFLLDLVSASPEEMERRGYRRVKWRGGFLIAESADARPRGREVILQAFAAPLYDESGENVGAIEGIHDITDLRHAERALQESEVKYRSLFEYAYDAIFLMHDGMITDCNPRALEMFGCTRDEFVGSPLSIFAPPLQPDGSDSGAKVAGKIRGALSGEAQFFECSCRTHDRRPFYAEVSLNRIQLGEDIFVQAIVRDITARRDAEEALKKKTYDLNERVKELKCLYTISKILGRPETGFDAQMQKVVDIIPDAWQYPGVTAARITLDGRVYQTARFRKTGWMQCQKVLVNSREAGTIEVGYLEERPERDEGPFLKEERSLITSIAQRIGGYIERKQAEEALSASETELRAVLSGMTDIVIVLDAEGRCLKVAPTNPPPFLRPAGELCGKTLDQVFPSMQAEAVPGAILQALETGEPVAIEYGMRVRNREVWFAAVISPMTEDSVVLVARDITERKQAETAVQTANKKLNLLSSITRHDILNQITVLRGYIELARMETTDPTLLNYIAREETATWAIQRQIEFTRDYQNIGVTSPQWQDVHRVIARAVRGLDLGRVELSIEFDEVEVYADPLLEKVFFNLVDNALRYGEKLTKIRFSGREGEEGLTIVCEDDGVGIPAKVKEAIFRREYYKNTGLGLYLSREILAITGLTITETGEHGRGARFEVFAPRGVYRSVKKRKRMTTPAG, from the coding sequence ATGTATTCTGTTCTCTACGTTGACGACGAGCCGGCGCTCCTTGAGATCGGTAGGCTCTTCCTTGAGCAGTCGGGACATCTCTCTGTCGACACCACACTCTCAGCGGCGGAGGCGATCGCCATGATGCAGGCCGGGAAATATGACGGCGTCATTTCTGACTACCAGATGCCGGGAATGGACGGCATTGAACTCCTCAAACATATACGCGCACATTTCGGCGAACTCCCTTTCATCCTCTTCACCGGCAGGGGCAGGGAAGAGATGGTGATCGAGGCCCTGAACAGCGGGGCCGATTTTTATCTCCAGAAAGGGGGGGATCCGGTCTCCCAGTTCGCCGAATTGGAGCACAAGATCAAACTGGCCATCGAGCGGAAACAGACGCGGGACGAACTCGCCGAGTCCAGACGGCGGATGGCCGACGTGATCAATTTCCTCCCGGATGCCACCTTCGCCATCGACCTCGAAGGGACGGTGATCGCCTGGAACAGGGCGATGGAGGAGATGACCGGCGTACGGAGTGAAGAGATCCTTGGGAAGGGAGACTTCGAGTACGGCATCCCCTTTTACGGGGAGAGACGGCCCATCCTGATCGACCTTGTCCTGAAGGAAGACGAGGAGATCGAGAAGAAATATCCCCATGTCGTACAGAGCGGCACCAGACTTGTCTCTGAATTTTTCATCCCCCATCTCTATGACGGGAGGGGGGCCTATCTCTGGTTCATTGCGTCCCCGCTGTGCGATACAAAGGGGAACGTCATAGGTGCGATTGAATCTATCAGGGATGTCACCGAGCGGAAAAAAGCGGAGGAGGAAACAGAGGCGGCACACCAGAAACTCTTCGATATCATCGATTTTCTTCCCGACGCCACTTTCGTCATCGACCGCGGCGGCAGGGTCATCGCATGGAACCGCGCCATTGAAGAGATGACCGGGACGCGGAAGGAGGAGATGCTCGGGAAAGGGGACCACGCATATGCCGTCCCCTTCTACGGGAAACCGATGCCAGTCCTGATCGACCTGGTCATGACACCGGACGCCGAACCTGAGGCGGAGTACGAGATGTTCAGGCGCGAAGGTGACACAGTTGTTGCCGAGATGTCCATCCCATCTCTCAACACGGGACGCGGGGCATCTCTGTGGGGGAAGGCCTCCCCCCTCTATGACAGTCGGGGAGATATCATCGGGGGGATCGAGTCACTCAGGGACATTACCGGATACAGACAGGCAGAGTCTGCCCGCCTGCATGCGATCGCACGAGGGTCTCCGATCCCCCAGTTCGCGATCGACAGAAACCATCGCGTCGTGTACTGGAACGGGGCGCTGGAAGCGTACAGCGGCATCAAGACCGGAGATATTGTCGGCACGAACGAGCACTGGAGGGCATTTTACCCGGACGAAAGACCGTGTCTTGCAGACCTGCTCATCGACGGCGAAGGCGAGGAGAGCATGATCGCTCGCTGGTATAAGGGGAAGTACGCACTGTCGGGCCTGGTCGGGGGCGCCTACGAGGCGACCGACTTCTTTCCCACCCTGGGCGAAGAGGGAACATGGCTGTACTTCACCGCCGCCCTGATCCGGGACGAAGAGGGGGAGATAATCGGCGCCGTGGAGACTCTCGAAGACATCACCGATCGGAAACAGGCAGAAGAACAGATCCGGATATTTCAGCGTTTTGCCGAAACGTCAGGGCAGGGCTTCGGTATGGCGACGCGGGAAGGCACCATCACCTATGTCAACCCCACAACCTGCCGGATGCTCGGAAAGGCGAAACCGGAGGAGATCCAGGGCACGTCGGTCTTCAGGTATTATCCCCCGGAGATCTCGGAGAGGCTGGAAAAAGAGATCATCCCCGCCGTTCTCGAAGAGGGGCAGTGGGTGGGCGAGCTGACTCTCGTCAACGCGCAGGGAGACCATATCCCGATCATTGAAAACTTCTTTGTGATACCCGATGATTTCGGAAGGCCTCTCTATCTTGCCAACGTCATCACAGACATCTCCAGACTCAAACAGGCAGAGGAGGCACTGAAGGCGTCGGAGGAGAGGTACAGGACACTCTTCGAGAACAGTGGGAGCCCCCTGATCATCGTCGAGGAGGATACCACGATCTCCCTCGTCAACAGGGAGTTCGAGAAGATCAGCGGCTGTACGAAGGAAGACGTGGAAAGCAGGATGAGCTGGACGGATTTTATCGCGGACCCGGCAGAGTTGGAGTGGATGATGGAGTATCACCGCCTGCGCTGGACTGCGTCTGAGTCCACTCCCCGGGTCTTCGAGTGTCATTTCAGGGACAGGCATGGGAATGTCAGGAACGTCCTCGTCACCACTACGATGATGTCGGGGGCACGCCAGATCATTGTGGCTATCGTGGATATCACCGAGCGGAAAAAGGCCGAGGAGGCACTTCATCTTGCCGACCTGATCCATTCCATGCCGGATGCGATCTTCGCCGTCGACCGTGAAGGGAAGGTGATCGCCTGGAACAGGGCGATCGAGGAGATGACCGGCGTCCCGGCGGCCGAGATCATCGGGGAGGGTGAGCATGCGTATGCCGTCCCGTTCTACGGAGACAGGAGGCCCTTCCTTCTCGACCTCGTCTCCGCTTCCCCGGAGGAGATGGAGAGGCGGGGGTATAGGCGGGTCAAATGGCGCGGCGGTTTCCTCATTGCAGAGAGCGCCGACGCACGGCCGCGGGGGAGGGAGGTGATCCTTCAGGCATTTGCAGCCCCCCTGTACGACGAATCGGGGGAAAACGTCGGCGCAATCGAGGGTATCCACGACATCACCGACCTCAGGCATGCTGAACGGGCACTGCAGGAGAGCGAGGTCAAGTACAGGTCGCTCTTTGAATATGCCTATGACGCGATCTTTCTCATGCATGACGGCATGATCACCGACTGCAATCCCCGGGCCCTGGAAATGTTCGGGTGCACGCGGGACGAGTTTGTCGGCAGCCCGCTCTCCATTTTTGCACCGCCTCTCCAGCCAGACGGCTCTGACTCGGGGGCGAAGGTCGCCGGGAAGATCAGGGGGGCGCTTTCCGGGGAGGCGCAATTCTTTGAGTGCAGTTGTCGCACCCACGACAGGCGACCTTTTTACGCGGAGGTGAGCCTGAACCGGATCCAGCTGGGAGAGGATATATTCGTGCAGGCGATCGTCCGCGACATCACCGCACGCAGGGACGCCGAAGAGGCGCTGAAGAAAAAGACGTACGACCTGAACGAACGGGTCAAAGAACTGAAATGCCTGTACACGATCTCAAAGATCCTGGGCAGACCCGAAACAGGGTTCGATGCACAGATGCAGAAGGTCGTGGACATCATACCCGACGCATGGCAATATCCGGGAGTGACGGCCGCCCGGATCACCCTGGACGGGAGGGTGTACCAGACTGCCAGATTCAGAAAAACAGGGTGGATGCAGTGCCAGAAAGTTCTTGTCAACAGCAGAGAGGCGGGGACAATAGAGGTCGGGTACCTGGAAGAACGGCCTGAGCGTGACGAGGGGCCGTTTTTAAAAGAAGAGCGGAGCCTTATCACCAGTATCGCCCAGCGGATAGGGGGGTACATCGAGCGCAAGCAGGCTGAGGAGGCGCTCAGCGCTTCGGAAACTGAGTTAAGAGCGGTGTTGTCGGGCATGACCGACATCGTCATCGTCCTCGATGCGGAGGGGCGCTGTCTGAAGGTCGCACCGACGAACCCGCCCCCTTTCCTCAGGCCGGCCGGCGAGTTGTGCGGAAAGACGCTTGACCAGGTGTTCCCATCCATGCAGGCAGAAGCGGTCCCCGGCGCTATCCTGCAGGCGCTGGAGACAGGGGAGCCGGTTGCGATCGAGTATGGTATGCGGGTCAGGAACCGGGAGGTCTGGTTTGCCGCCGTCATCTCCCCAATGACGGAAGATTCGGTGGTCCTCGTGGCGCGGGACATCACAGAGCGCAAGCAGGCGGAGACGGCGGTCCAGACGGCGAACAAAAAGCTCAACCTCCTCTCCAGCATCACGCGGCATGACATCCTCAACCAGATCACGGTGCTGCGGGGGTACATCGAACTCGCCAGGATGGAGACGACAGACCCGACGCTGCTCAACTATATTGCCCGGGAGGAGACGGCCACCTGGGCGATACAGCGCCAGATCGAGTTCACCCGCGATTACCAGAATATCGGCGTCACCTCGCCGCAGTGGCAGGACGTGCACCGGGTCATCGCCCGCGCCGTCCGCGGCCTTGACCTCGGCAGGGTCGAACTCTCAATCGAGTTCGACGAGGTCGAGGTCTATGCCGATCCCCTTCTCGAAAAGGTCTTTTTCAACCTGGTGGACAACGCCCTCAGGTACGGCGAAAAACTCACAAAGATCCGGTTCTCCGGTCGAGAAGGGGAGGAGGGGCTCACCATCGTCTGCGAGGACGACGGCGTCGGCATCCCCGCAAAGGTGAAGGAGGCGATCTTCCGGCGGGAGTATTACAAGAACACCGGGCTTGGCCTCTACCTCTCCCGGGAGATCCTGGCCATCACCGGCCTCACGATCACGGAGACCGGCGAGCACGGGAGGGGAGCACGCTTCGAGGTCTTCGCGCCGCGCGGGGTGTACCGTTCGGTCAAAAAGAGGAAGAGGATGACGACGCCGGCGGGGTGA
- a CDS encoding transcription factor S produces the protein MIFCPKCNTMMISSGGQMKCRRCGYIQAIESEAGMKITTTRVEKEITIVDEEEKVKTLPTIQVRCPKCENNLAFWWLRQLRSADESEVRFFRCTECGHTWREYD, from the coding sequence ATGATATTCTGTCCAAAGTGCAACACCATGATGATCTCGTCCGGGGGGCAGATGAAGTGCCGCAGGTGCGGCTATATCCAGGCCATTGAGAGTGAGGCCGGGATGAAGATCACGACCACCCGCGTGGAGAAAGAGATCACGATCGTGGACGAAGAGGAGAAGGTAAAGACCCTCCCGACGATCCAGGTCAGGTGCCCGAAGTGCGAGAACAACCTCGCCTTCTGGTGGCTGCGCCAGCTCCGCTCTGCCGATGAGAGCGAGGTGCGTTTCTTCCGTTGCACCGAGTGCGGGCACACCTGGCGTGAATACGATTAA
- the artA gene encoding archaeosortase A, producing the protein MDEYLLFAAFALFVLFLIPGRHRPYAGIGGWLSMSLYLFAEVPYFLSINNFLYPTLALLSIPFLYVTAKRLLAGDDHITHLTRAAAVAVLLYLPFAYTPLGPWLIQIVIDQIGWCLSALGIAYTMPEWDMFARNGLKVQIILGCTGIQSIAIMLGVAAAVPTDLRQKAIAALLIVPTIYLLNIGRNIFVILAYTGQWFPYLPEIASNGEYGYESFFWAHNVLCELGALVALIVIAYALFIIMPGLAAMADGLYQAFRDDLTGAISRPQGSDLER; encoded by the coding sequence ATGGACGAATACCTTCTCTTTGCAGCGTTCGCCTTATTTGTTCTCTTCCTCATACCCGGACGCCACCGGCCGTATGCAGGCATCGGCGGCTGGCTCTCAATGTCCCTCTACCTCTTTGCAGAGGTTCCCTATTTCCTCTCCATCAACAACTTTCTCTACCCGACACTCGCCCTCCTCTCCATCCCCTTCCTGTACGTGACAGCGAAAAGACTGCTCGCCGGGGACGACCATATCACCCACCTCACCCGCGCCGCTGCCGTCGCCGTTCTCCTGTACCTCCCCTTCGCCTACACGCCCCTCGGTCCCTGGTTGATCCAGATCGTCATCGACCAGATCGGCTGGTGCCTCTCTGCTCTTGGTATCGCCTATACCATGCCTGAATGGGACATGTTTGCCAGGAACGGCCTGAAGGTCCAGATCATCCTCGGGTGCACCGGCATCCAGAGCATCGCTATCATGCTCGGCGTCGCCGCCGCCGTCCCGACCGACCTGCGGCAGAAAGCCATCGCCGCCCTTCTCATCGTCCCGACGATCTATCTCCTCAACATCGGGAGAAACATCTTCGTGATCCTCGCGTATACAGGACAGTGGTTCCCGTACCTCCCCGAGATCGCAAGCAACGGAGAATACGGCTACGAGAGTTTTTTCTGGGCCCACAACGTCCTCTGCGAACTCGGGGCGCTGGTGGCCCTGATCGTCATCGCGTACGCCCTCTTTATCATCATGCCCGGCCTTGCGGCGATGGCAGACGGCCTGTATCAGGCCTTCCGCGACGACCTCACCGGCGCGATCTCCCGGCCTCAGGGGAGCGACCTTGAGAGGTAG
- a CDS encoding CDP-alcohol phosphatidyltransferase family protein produces the protein MNITALRPRLISKLEPIADFFVRAGISPNQISYLSLLAGICCAVAFAERLFLPGALLLLVSAILDLVDGTVARKKHCQTKFGAVIDWVFDKYVDALALLGIGLSGVAVVSGYFPLPPAADFAVVAVAIFGSMMNTFIKPVVYAEVGFTERVDGKIHDPLEGVGFFGRPETLIALIVGAVAGFPGLAVILIAVCTNISAIQRIAYLSRSLP, from the coding sequence ATGAATATAACGGCGCTGAGGCCGCGTCTCATATCAAAACTCGAGCCGATCGCTGATTTTTTTGTCAGGGCCGGCATCAGTCCCAATCAGATCTCGTATCTCTCTCTTCTTGCCGGGATCTGCTGTGCGGTCGCCTTTGCCGAGCGCCTGTTTCTTCCAGGCGCCCTCCTCCTCCTTGTCTCGGCCATCCTTGACCTGGTGGACGGCACCGTGGCGCGGAAGAAGCACTGCCAGACGAAGTTCGGGGCGGTCATCGACTGGGTCTTTGACAAATATGTCGACGCCCTTGCTCTCCTCGGCATCGGGCTTTCCGGTGTGGCGGTCGTCTCCGGGTACTTCCCTCTTCCGCCTGCCGCGGACTTCGCCGTCGTCGCCGTCGCCATCTTCGGTTCGATGATGAACACCTTCATCAAACCGGTGGTCTATGCCGAGGTCGGGTTTACGGAGAGGGTGGACGGGAAGATCCACGACCCCCTTGAGGGCGTCGGTTTCTTCGGCCGTCCCGAGACCCTGATCGCTCTTATCGTCGGCGCTGTTGCGGGTTTCCCCGGGCTTGCAGTGATCCTCATTGCGGTCTGCACGAACATCTCGGCGATCCAGAGGATCGCCTACCTCTCAAGGTCGCTCCCCTGA
- a CDS encoding dihydrofolate reductase family protein, whose amino-acid sequence MSAPSLRPHVLMMSEITVDGKLTLKRGASSKILMKHMAHETEILLHKTRAECDAIMVGSHTIAIDNSFLTVRLAPGKSPIRVIPSSMADIPLTANVLNRDARTVIAVSEQAPTEKVAALREKGVDVVVCGKTHIDLPELMAVLRRDYGVKKMMIEGGPTLNWHMLRHGLVDEIRLIHLPFIVGGEDTPSLVGGMHIESEDEMIRLRLLRHYLCGSNLVTEYAVNYGD is encoded by the coding sequence ATGTCTGCTCCATCACTACGGCCCCACGTGCTGATGATGTCGGAGATCACGGTCGACGGGAAGCTGACGCTCAAAAGAGGCGCTTCCAGCAAGATTCTCATGAAACACATGGCCCATGAGACTGAGATCCTCCTCCACAAGACCCGCGCAGAGTGTGATGCCATCATGGTCGGGTCGCACACCATCGCCATCGACAACTCCTTCCTGACCGTCAGACTGGCGCCGGGAAAGAGCCCGATCCGGGTCATCCCATCGAGCATGGCCGACATCCCCCTCACCGCCAACGTGCTCAACCGCGACGCCCGGACGGTGATCGCCGTCTCCGAACAGGCCCCCACTGAGAAGGTCGCCGCCCTCCGGGAGAAGGGTGTCGACGTCGTCGTCTGCGGGAAGACACACATCGACCTCCCTGAACTGATGGCAGTCCTCAGGAGAGACTACGGCGTCAAAAAGATGATGATCGAGGGCGGGCCGACCCTCAACTGGCACATGCTCAGGCATGGTCTGGTCGATGAGATCCGGCTCATCCACCTCCCCTTCATCGTGGGCGGCGAGGACACTCCCTCCCTTGTCGGCGGGATGCACATCGAGTCGGAGGACGAGATGATCCGGCTCAGACTCCTGCGCCATTACCTCTGCGGGAGTAATCTGGTGACCGAATACGCCGTCAATTACGGGGACTGA